Proteins from one Bacteroides zhangwenhongii genomic window:
- a CDS encoding glycoside hydrolase family 88 protein, translated as MCFNKKTIVSFILSRLVLSGLSGCAGSSNEQEELVADNVVNAASQYALMAKAADENGGKLPGYTNAKGEVVYINPADWRSGFFPGSLWYLYKLSNDEKWKSLAEKYTEKLEEIQYLTNHHDVGFMIGCSYLNGLRFAGIKEYAPVIVQTAKSLSTRFRPNAGVIQSWDVTGGWQSKRGWECPVIIDNMMNLELLFEATALSGDSTYYNIAVSHADRTLENHFRNDNSCYHVVDYDLESGTVRSRQTAQGYADESAWARGQAWAIYGYTMCYRYTHNPEYLKQACNVYEFIFTHKNLPQDLIPYWDFDALNIPNEPRDVSSAAVIASALYELYTYAPEQKYRETADWIVQTLSTPAYRAEIGTNGNFILMHSVGSIPHNAEVNVPLNYADYYFLEALARKSEK; from the coding sequence ATGTGTTTCAACAAAAAAACAATCGTTAGTTTCATCCTTTCCAGATTAGTGTTGTCCGGACTGTCGGGGTGTGCCGGCTCTTCTAATGAACAGGAAGAACTGGTAGCTGATAATGTGGTCAACGCAGCTTCGCAATATGCGTTGATGGCAAAAGCAGCGGATGAGAATGGAGGCAAGCTTCCCGGCTACACCAACGCCAAGGGAGAAGTGGTGTATATCAATCCCGCCGACTGGCGGAGCGGCTTCTTTCCCGGTTCTTTGTGGTATCTGTATAAATTGAGCAACGATGAAAAGTGGAAGTCTCTTGCTGAAAAGTACACAGAAAAGTTGGAGGAAATCCAATACCTCACCAATCATCATGATGTAGGTTTCATGATAGGTTGCAGCTACCTCAACGGATTGCGTTTTGCGGGAATCAAGGAATATGCACCTGTCATTGTTCAGACAGCCAAGTCGCTTAGTACCCGTTTCCGCCCGAATGCCGGGGTCATTCAGTCGTGGGATGTGACCGGCGGATGGCAAAGCAAGCGCGGCTGGGAGTGTCCGGTCATCATCGACAATATGATGAACTTGGAGCTGCTTTTCGAGGCCACTGCGCTTTCGGGCGATTCTACCTATTATAATATAGCGGTGAGTCATGCCGACCGGACGTTGGAGAACCACTTCCGCAACGACAACAGTTGCTATCATGTGGTGGACTATGATTTGGAAAGCGGAACAGTACGCAGCAGACAAACCGCTCAGGGCTATGCCGACGAATCGGCTTGGGCACGCGGGCAGGCTTGGGCTATTTATGGATATACGATGTGTTACCGTTACACCCATAATCCCGAATACTTGAAACAAGCTTGTAACGTCTACGAGTTTATCTTCACACATAAGAATCTTCCGCAGGACTTGATTCCGTATTGGGATTTCGATGCACTCAACATTCCTAACGAACCTCGAGATGTATCGTCGGCAGCCGTTATCGCTTCTGCCCTGTATGAATTGTACACCTACGCACCTGAACAGAAATACAGGGAGACAGCCGACTGGATTGTACAGACATTAAGTACCCCTGCTTATCGTGCCGAAATAGGAACAAACGGCAACTTTATCCTGATGCATTCGGTGGGAAGCATACCGCACAATGCCGAGGTAAATGTGCCGCTCAATTATGCCGACTATTATTTTCTGGAAGCCTTGGCACGTAAAAGTGAAAAATAA
- a CDS encoding hybrid sensor histidine kinase/response regulator transcription factor — MRIYLCVLMLCAICFAGKAQGISFRHLTVDHGLSNNSVTSIYQDKEGIIWLGTNNGLNLYDGNRVRTYYQQIDNPNSLSGNVANQIVGDADSDTVYVRTQNGVSAVHIATETFTTLSTYRFSFLFFNKKLYAAWGNELLEYDGQRFHSLYRLIDKASIGCFYVDNDSILMGTDFGLYLLTGRKTLKKLIPDTSISDIFKDSRGDYWCCSSRGGKGLYRISKGEIVNYRNTPNNAVLTSNFTHHCVEDKQGDIWIGTFEGITQYRRSDNCFIQYKKKETANSLTHSSVWGLCCDRQGNIWAGTYYGGVNYFHPQKQIYREYLPSLIEKDGLSSGIISRMVKDVNGNLWIGTEGGGLNKYDPKRQNFKRYMADGTGKSISHNNVKAVYYDEKEEVLWIGTHMGGLNKLDLKTEKFTHYRHHQSDPNSLPSDIIQDILPYKDELVLATYNGIVLFNPADARCTRLLQDEKEHSFCQYAINLWIDRRGTLWIVNLNNGVCSYQSATGQFKQYKRNHVLPNSISSNNINAVYEDSEGKLWFCTSDNGIDSYHPETNSFENFNQKQNGLISNRVYNVCEIPQNRLLLTTDKGISVFDCRAHTCVNYDNLPQVSLKENALYQSADGEVFVGGLNGLFAFDVESIRHLARDYTLMPSSFMVNGEELPDSVFSCRLPMVDQLVLHPGQNMFSIGYALSDYLPFNSDRLFYYLEGFSTEWTEMNEQHLVSYTNLSPGKYVLKAKAVRRNGELVSESKIDIRVLPPFYRTTWAYLLYWLLGLTLLYSIVKSYKRRIKLQAALKYEEKYVEDLQEMNQAKLRFFTNISHEFRTPLTLIIGQVEMLLRLHSFATPIHSRLSGIYRNCIQMRELISELLDFRKQEQGYMTIKVGRYNMVDFLHEIYSSFQEYAEQQYIRLRFEKSDDDIQVWYDARQMRKVMNNLISNAFKYTPKEGTISISIRNRIEEVVIEVTDTGRGISAEDIRKIFERFYQTKQGLSTGTGIGLSFAKGIIELHHGSIEVLSKVDEGTTFSIHLKKGNSHFTEEELQAGEERVMEPAVGEKQCPILSDSAFTEEAKESVAQPEQKYKLLIVEDNEALRKMLTEIFKTFYQIETASDGKEGLDKVRTVQPDLILSDVLMPEMSGIELCQVVKKDMELCHIPIILLTARTAPEHTIEGLKTGADDYVTKPFNIDILLSRCNNLINNRLLLQEKFTHQPQASPQILATNDMDKIFVDSVMKVIEEHMDDVEFSVDVLACELGMARTKLFSKMKAITGQTPLEFILTIRLKRAAVMLLNNKEYSISEIADRLGFGSPRHFTRCFKEKYTITPQEYRRQKRGDK; from the coding sequence ATGAGAATATATCTATGTGTACTCATGTTGTGTGCGATTTGTTTCGCTGGTAAAGCCCAGGGCATCTCTTTCAGGCATTTGACTGTCGACCATGGACTTTCTAACAATTCCGTCACATCCATCTATCAGGATAAGGAGGGAATAATATGGTTGGGGACGAACAATGGGCTGAACTTGTATGATGGCAATCGGGTTCGGACATACTATCAGCAAATAGACAATCCGAACAGCTTGTCCGGCAACGTGGCAAATCAAATAGTGGGCGATGCCGATTCCGATACCGTGTATGTCAGAACCCAAAATGGCGTTTCTGCCGTGCATATAGCGACAGAGACGTTTACAACCCTATCGACATATAGGTTTTCTTTTCTCTTTTTTAACAAAAAACTGTACGCAGCTTGGGGTAATGAACTTTTGGAATACGACGGACAGCGGTTTCACTCTCTCTACCGGCTTATCGATAAAGCAAGCATCGGCTGTTTTTATGTGGACAATGATTCCATTTTAATGGGAACAGACTTCGGCTTGTATCTGCTTACCGGACGGAAAACGTTAAAAAAACTGATACCCGATACATCTATTTCCGATATTTTCAAAGATAGCCGGGGCGACTATTGGTGTTGCAGCAGTCGTGGTGGTAAAGGACTTTATCGCATCAGTAAGGGGGAGATCGTGAATTACCGCAACACACCGAATAATGCTGTGCTGACTTCCAATTTCACCCATCATTGCGTTGAGGACAAGCAGGGCGATATCTGGATTGGCACATTCGAAGGAATCACGCAATACCGCCGGAGCGATAACTGCTTTATACAATATAAAAAGAAAGAGACTGCCAACAGCCTCACCCACTCTTCCGTTTGGGGACTGTGTTGCGACAGACAGGGGAACATTTGGGCGGGGACCTATTATGGAGGTGTCAACTATTTTCATCCGCAGAAACAGATATATAGGGAATATCTGCCCTCTTTGATAGAAAAAGACGGACTTAGCTCCGGCATCATCAGCAGAATGGTGAAAGACGTGAACGGCAATCTGTGGATAGGGACCGAAGGCGGAGGACTGAACAAATATGACCCCAAGCGGCAGAACTTTAAGCGATATATGGCAGACGGCACGGGAAAATCAATCTCTCACAACAATGTGAAGGCTGTCTACTATGATGAAAAGGAAGAGGTACTGTGGATAGGGACGCACATGGGTGGACTGAACAAGTTAGATTTAAAGACGGAAAAGTTTACCCATTACCGCCATCACCAGTCGGACCCGAACTCTCTTCCTTCCGATATTATTCAGGATATTCTTCCGTATAAGGACGAGTTGGTGCTGGCCACTTACAATGGCATTGTGCTTTTCAATCCTGCTGATGCTCGATGTACCCGTCTTTTGCAAGATGAGAAGGAGCATAGTTTTTGCCAGTATGCTATCAATTTATGGATAGACCGGCGGGGAACATTGTGGATTGTCAATCTGAACAATGGAGTGTGTTCCTATCAGTCTGCAACCGGCCAATTTAAACAGTACAAGCGTAATCACGTACTGCCGAATAGCATTAGCAGTAATAACATAAATGCCGTATATGAGGACAGCGAGGGTAAGTTGTGGTTCTGTACAAGCGACAACGGCATCGATAGCTATCATCCAGAGACGAACAGTTTTGAGAATTTCAATCAAAAGCAGAACGGGCTGATAAGCAATCGAGTGTACAATGTGTGTGAGATTCCTCAAAACCGTCTGTTGCTCACTACGGATAAAGGTATTTCGGTGTTTGACTGTCGGGCACATACGTGTGTAAACTACGACAACTTGCCGCAAGTTTCTCTTAAGGAGAATGCGCTCTATCAGTCGGCTGACGGTGAAGTCTTTGTCGGAGGACTAAACGGTCTCTTTGCATTCGATGTCGAGAGCATACGGCATTTGGCGCGTGACTATACCTTGATGCCCAGCAGTTTCATGGTGAATGGTGAAGAACTCCCCGACAGCGTTTTTTCTTGTCGGTTGCCGATGGTAGACCAACTGGTTCTGCATCCGGGACAGAATATGTTTAGTATTGGATATGCGCTTTCCGACTATCTGCCTTTCAATAGCGACCGCTTGTTCTATTATCTGGAAGGCTTTTCTACGGAATGGACAGAGATGAACGAACAGCATTTGGTCTCTTATACCAACTTAAGCCCTGGCAAATATGTCCTGAAAGCTAAAGCTGTCAGGCGGAATGGAGAGCTGGTGTCGGAGAGCAAGATAGACATTCGGGTGCTTCCGCCTTTCTACCGGACAACATGGGCTTATCTACTTTATTGGCTGTTGGGACTTACGCTTTTGTATAGCATTGTGAAAAGCTATAAGCGGCGCATCAAGCTACAAGCGGCGCTCAAGTATGAAGAGAAGTATGTCGAGGACCTTCAGGAGATGAATCAGGCGAAACTGCGTTTCTTTACGAACATCTCCCATGAGTTCCGCACTCCGTTGACGTTGATTATCGGGCAGGTAGAGATGCTGTTACGCCTCCATTCCTTTGCGACACCGATACACAGCCGTCTGTCGGGAATCTACAGGAACTGTATTCAGATGCGTGAGCTTATTAGTGAATTGCTCGATTTCCGTAAGCAAGAGCAAGGCTACATGACTATTAAGGTGGGCAGATACAACATGGTTGATTTCCTGCACGAGATTTATTCGTCGTTTCAGGAGTATGCTGAGCAGCAGTATATCCGCCTCAGGTTCGAGAAGTCGGACGATGACATCCAAGTCTGGTATGACGCCCGGCAGATGCGGAAGGTGATGAACAATCTGATTTCAAACGCTTTCAAGTACACTCCGAAGGAGGGTACCATTTCTATCTCCATACGCAACCGCATCGAGGAGGTGGTGATAGAGGTGACTGATACTGGAAGAGGAATTTCCGCCGAAGATATAAGGAAGATATTCGAACGTTTTTATCAGACGAAACAGGGACTCTCCACAGGGACGGGGATAGGGCTTTCTTTTGCCAAAGGAATCATCGAACTGCATCACGGTAGCATCGAAGTGCTGAGTAAGGTGGACGAGGGAACAACTTTCTCCATTCATCTGAAGAAGGGCAACAGTCACTTTACGGAAGAAGAGCTTCAGGCAGGTGAAGAAAGAGTGATGGAACCGGCTGTAGGGGAAAAGCAATGTCCCATTCTGTCGGATTCGGCTTTTACGGAAGAGGCGAAAGAATCGGTTGCGCAACCGGAGCAGAAGTACAAATTACTGATTGTGGAGGACAATGAAGCATTGAGGAAAATGCTGACAGAGATTTTCAAGACATTCTATCAGATAGAGACGGCTTCCGACGGAAAAGAGGGATTGGACAAAGTACGTACCGTTCAGCCGGATCTAATTCTCAGCGATGTGCTGATGCCTGAGATGTCGGGTATAGAGCTATGTCAGGTAGTGAAGAAAGATATGGAGCTTTGTCATATACCTATTATATTATTGACAGCACGCACGGCGCCGGAACATACCATCGAGGGATTGAAAACAGGAGCAGACGATTACGTCACAAAACCGTTTAATATCGACATTCTTTTGTCGCGTTGTAACAACTTGATAAATAACCGCCTCTTGTTGCAGGAGAAATTCACGCACCAGCCGCAGGCATCACCGCAGATTCTGGCAACAAACGACATGGACAAAATTTTTGTCGACAGCGTGATGAAGGTGATCGAAGAACACATGGACGATGTAGAATTTAGTGTTGATGTATTAGCGTGCGAGTTGGGGATGGCGCGCACCAAGCTGTTCTCCAAGATGAAGGCCATCACCGGACAGACACCTTTGGAGTTTATCCTGACTATCCGCCTGAAACGTGCTGCCGTGATGTTGCTGAACAACAAGGAATATAGTATCTCGGAGATTGCCGACCGGCTTGGCTTTGGATCTCCCCGCCATTTTACCCGATGCTTTAAAGAGAAATACACCATTACGCCTCAGGAATATCGTCGGCAGAAGAGAGGGGATAAGTAA
- a CDS encoding polysaccharide lyase family 8 super-sandwich domain-containing protein, which translates to MKHRCIYFWVFSLCCICTVSRAQNKEAQWSIDNYHHYYGEARKVSSPEKEKFIKEFRLKLQQENLYFNRKGNMDKQELNKLLQLLQPDGKFSDLDDSQIGPGKDGNQANSGGVITEAYQRLWFLANAFKENKLSQEKDSRTWKALLKSIVHYGNLEISRPNNWARFHASCFALPKSASGIYFCLLQQMDIAEAGGAEDKDLVAAADMLKIITLQSWTQPVRNDDTDLNVVQVERFRNHVWWVGGNGLGTHGYRAVYQAAFIYRSIPMLDLLAEVCQRSIATTSQATYHTSFWNEGFTADGAGWGHGVQCLIWGYPIHGTSGALEMLGMLKDSPWKTKLTRGNVEALMNYFRGGNFYYYKGYTTPCLDRNSMAYAPESHTIPYRGLLSMLLSTWRESFTDEEVKELELLQKEVENKNIRMEAYDAYNGTHYFFNNDDLVKKNDDYYIMVNMASVRCDGIESAHTFADAYNFYTTDGTTFFEKTGNEYKSVLGGFDVTAMPGCTAREGMERLTPVTNWRGYTSKHNFAAAATAGGENAVAGYIFEKMNGSEREGVNDKGDSEGMNAVLYGVKAYKSYFMLGDYMVALGAGITNLDPNQPGTIRTTIDQTAHTGEVYTHKVKGTKWIVQQGKFAYSVLPEYQNRMHDVCEQKKADWVKMNVSNRNKKDLPQTADIFRIWIDHGQKPVNDSYGYVVYAGKGEPKEGYPFKVLRNDTLVQAVESADKKVIEAVFYTTGETLKASRITLSVSAPCTVLVEKQGEKTQITVTDACMDKECKEIRVTLNGKSLKCPMPQGERTGAPATVWL; encoded by the coding sequence ATGAAACATCGTTGCATTTATTTTTGGGTGTTTTCTCTTTGCTGTATATGCACTGTATCGAGAGCACAGAACAAAGAGGCACAGTGGTCAATAGACAACTATCACCACTATTACGGAGAAGCAAGAAAAGTAAGCTCACCGGAGAAAGAAAAATTCATCAAAGAGTTCCGGTTGAAACTGCAACAAGAGAATCTTTATTTCAACAGAAAAGGCAATATGGACAAGCAGGAGCTGAACAAGCTGCTCCAATTGTTGCAACCCGACGGTAAATTCTCCGACTTGGACGACAGCCAAATCGGTCCGGGCAAGGACGGAAACCAGGCAAACAGCGGAGGCGTCATCACAGAAGCCTACCAGCGTCTTTGGTTCCTGGCAAACGCATTTAAGGAAAACAAGCTTTCGCAAGAAAAAGACAGTCGTACATGGAAAGCGTTGCTGAAATCCATCGTACACTATGGCAACCTCGAGATCTCCCGTCCCAACAACTGGGCGCGTTTCCACGCTTCCTGTTTCGCACTTCCCAAATCGGCTTCGGGCATCTACTTCTGCCTCTTGCAGCAGATGGACATCGCTGAAGCGGGGGGAGCGGAAGACAAAGACTTGGTGGCGGCAGCTGACATGCTAAAAATCATCACCCTGCAATCGTGGACACAACCTGTGCGCAACGATGATACCGACCTCAACGTGGTGCAGGTGGAGCGTTTCCGCAACCACGTGTGGTGGGTAGGCGGCAACGGATTGGGAACGCACGGCTACCGTGCCGTATATCAGGCAGCTTTCATCTACCGCTCCATCCCGATGCTCGACCTGCTGGCGGAAGTGTGCCAACGAAGCATCGCAACCACTTCGCAAGCCACCTACCACACCTCGTTCTGGAACGAAGGCTTCACCGCCGACGGTGCCGGCTGGGGACACGGAGTGCAGTGCCTCATCTGGGGATATCCCATCCATGGCACGTCTGGAGCACTGGAGATGCTGGGGATGCTGAAAGACTCTCCATGGAAGACAAAGTTGACCCGTGGAAACGTGGAAGCACTGATGAACTATTTCCGTGGAGGAAACTTCTACTATTATAAAGGATACACCACCCCCTGCTTAGACCGCAACTCGATGGCATACGCCCCCGAATCGCACACCATCCCTTACCGCGGACTGCTGAGCATGCTGCTGTCCACCTGGAGAGAGTCCTTCACCGATGAGGAGGTGAAAGAACTGGAACTGCTGCAAAAAGAGGTGGAGAACAAAAATATACGAATGGAAGCCTACGACGCTTACAACGGAACGCACTATTTCTTCAACAACGACGACTTGGTGAAGAAGAACGACGACTATTATATCATGGTGAACATGGCATCCGTGCGTTGCGACGGCATAGAGAGCGCACACACCTTTGCCGATGCCTACAACTTCTACACCACCGACGGAACTACCTTCTTTGAAAAGACGGGTAACGAATATAAGTCTGTGTTGGGCGGTTTCGACGTGACCGCCATGCCGGGATGCACCGCCCGCGAGGGAATGGAACGGCTGACGCCCGTGACCAACTGGCGCGGATATACCAGCAAGCACAACTTCGCCGCCGCAGCGACAGCGGGTGGAGAGAATGCCGTGGCCGGCTACATCTTCGAGAAGATGAACGGTTCGGAAAGAGAGGGCGTAAACGACAAGGGAGACAGCGAAGGGATGAACGCAGTGCTCTATGGGGTGAAGGCATACAAGTCCTACTTCATGCTGGGCGACTACATGGTGGCACTCGGAGCAGGCATCACCAATCTCGACCCCAACCAGCCGGGAACCATCCGCACCACTATCGACCAGACGGCACACACCGGCGAGGTGTACACCCACAAGGTGAAAGGCACGAAATGGATTGTGCAGCAAGGGAAATTCGCCTACTCTGTGTTGCCCGAATATCAGAATAGAATGCACGACGTGTGCGAACAGAAGAAAGCCGACTGGGTCAAGATGAACGTATCGAACCGCAACAAGAAGGACCTGCCACAGACGGCAGACATCTTCCGCATCTGGATAGACCACGGACAAAAGCCGGTGAACGACAGCTACGGCTACGTGGTATATGCAGGCAAAGGCGAGCCGAAAGAGGGCTATCCCTTCAAGGTGTTGCGCAACGACACCCTGGTGCAGGCTGTGGAAAGTGCTGACAAGAAGGTGATAGAGGCTGTGTTCTACACCACCGGCGAGACGCTGAAAGCATCACGTATCACGCTGTCGGTTTCCGCCCCTTGCACGGTATTGGTGGAAAAGCAAGGAGAAAAGACGCAAATTACCGTGACTGACGCCTGCATGGACAAGGAGTGCAAGGAAATCCGTGTGACATTGAACGGCAAGAGCCTGAAATGCCCCATGCCGCAAGGCGAACGGACAGGAGCACCTGCTACAGTATGGCTATAA
- a CDS encoding sulfatase family protein, whose translation MKHLNLFLGGLSLVATGAYAQSQQQQTHPNVIYVFPDQFRNDACGFWKQDDFKKYRKAEGDPTITPNLDKFARESLVLTSAQSNNPVSSPHRAMLMTGMYSAEKNGVPVNCNTGSPNSSLNPEAITIGDVFSQAGYDCAYIGKYHLDTPTPNDPNNPGHYVNAKMPVWDAYTPKERRHGFNYWYSYGTFDEHKNPHYWDNEGHKHEPHEYSPVYEAKKTIEYMKNTNNVRDPKKPFLIMVGMNPPHSPYNSFKDCMEEDYNLYKDIPMDALIRPNVTNKHLPKVKSTPYYFANVTGVDRAFGMILDALKELGLEENTIVVFASDHGELMCSHELPSEAKNMPYAEAMNIPFIVRYPGKIAHRVDPLLLSTPDIMPTLSGLAGVEKFVPSDVQGKNYAELFFDANSLIKRPTGALYMKNGFGKKNQKGENLGYSVVARGIKTAKYTLAFTITKENKINKMFFFDDEKDPYQLNCLPLKGNEKIVKELGKELGRQLKAIDDPWYKEKILKDLISYK comes from the coding sequence ATGAAACATCTGAATCTGTTTTTAGGTGGATTGTCATTAGTTGCCACAGGAGCTTATGCACAATCCCAACAACAGCAAACGCACCCCAATGTAATCTATGTATTTCCCGACCAATTCCGCAACGATGCATGCGGATTCTGGAAGCAAGATGATTTTAAAAAGTATAGAAAGGCAGAAGGAGATCCTACCATTACTCCCAACTTAGACAAATTTGCAAGAGAATCGTTGGTGCTGACTTCCGCGCAAAGCAATAATCCGGTAAGCAGCCCGCACCGCGCCATGTTGATGACAGGCATGTATTCGGCAGAAAAGAACGGAGTGCCCGTCAATTGCAACACCGGCTCTCCCAACAGCAGTCTGAACCCTGAGGCTATCACCATAGGCGATGTGTTCAGCCAGGCAGGTTACGATTGTGCCTATATCGGCAAGTATCATCTGGATACACCCACACCCAACGACCCCAACAATCCGGGACACTATGTCAATGCAAAGATGCCGGTATGGGACGCCTATACCCCTAAAGAACGTCGGCACGGTTTCAACTACTGGTACTCTTACGGGACTTTCGATGAGCACAAGAACCCGCACTATTGGGACAACGAAGGGCACAAGCATGAACCACACGAATACTCGCCGGTGTATGAAGCGAAAAAGACCATCGAGTATATGAAGAACACGAACAACGTGCGCGACCCGAAAAAACCATTCCTCATCATGGTGGGCATGAATCCGCCCCATAGTCCGTACAATTCATTCAAGGACTGCATGGAAGAGGACTATAATTTGTATAAGGATATACCGATGGATGCCCTTATACGTCCGAATGTGACAAACAAGCATCTGCCCAAAGTGAAATCCACACCCTACTATTTTGCCAATGTGACAGGAGTGGACCGCGCCTTTGGCATGATTCTGGATGCCTTGAAAGAGTTGGGATTGGAAGAGAACACTATCGTTGTGTTTGCCTCCGACCACGGTGAGCTCATGTGCAGCCACGAACTGCCCAGCGAGGCGAAAAACATGCCGTATGCCGAGGCGATGAATATCCCGTTCATCGTGCGCTACCCCGGAAAGATAGCCCACCGGGTAGACCCCTTGCTGCTTTCCACTCCCGACATCATGCCTACTCTCTCCGGACTAGCAGGAGTGGAGAAATTCGTTCCGTCGGATGTGCAGGGTAAGAACTACGCAGAACTGTTTTTCGATGCTAACTCGTTGATAAAACGCCCGACAGGAGCGTTGTATATGAAAAACGGATTTGGAAAGAAAAACCAAAAGGGTGAGAATTTAGGATATTCTGTTGTGGCACGAGGGATAAAGACTGCCAAATACACCTTGGCCTTTACCATTACAAAGGAAAATAAAATCAACAAAATGTTCTTTTTTGATGATGAGAAAGACCCCTATCAGCTCAATTGCCTGCCACTAAAAGGCAACGAGAAGATTGTGAAAGAACTCGGCAAGGAGTTGGGACGCCAGTTGAAGGCTATTGACGACCCGTGGTATAAGGAGAAAATTCTTAAAGACTTAATCAGTTATAAATAA
- a CDS encoding family 43 glycosylhydrolase — translation MYKLGKSMVAAALLVAACQPSSKVKQQEEAATDSIVNPIITCRYSADPSARVFNDTLYIYPSHDRDEAQWWDMEDYYVYSTTDMKTFKDEGLVFEPLKQTTWAKRYCWAPDCVEKNGKYYLYFPTDQDHIGVAVGNTPVGPFEDALGKPLISRTSLGVVAPRDYIDPAAFIDDDGTPYLFVGQNALNIIRLNEDMISYEGEPVILDNEKQLPYFFEAIWMHKYKGKYYLSYSTGPHIEGKAPQIGYAMADNIMGPYEYKGIILEPVSSGTNHHSIVKYKGQWYLFYHTSQLALENIPADSPDREFIQWRRSVCAAPLHYNEDGTIQPVTVVE, via the coding sequence ATGTACAAATTAGGAAAAAGCATGGTGGCAGCGGCATTACTCGTCGCTGCCTGCCAACCTTCATCAAAAGTGAAACAACAAGAAGAGGCTGCAACAGACAGCATTGTCAACCCCATCATCACCTGCCGCTACAGCGCCGACCCTTCGGCACGGGTGTTCAACGACACGTTGTACATCTACCCGAGCCACGACCGCGACGAGGCGCAATGGTGGGACATGGAAGACTATTACGTCTACTCCACCACCGACATGAAGACGTTTAAGGACGAAGGCTTGGTGTTCGAGCCACTGAAGCAGACCACCTGGGCGAAACGGTATTGCTGGGCACCGGACTGCGTGGAGAAAAACGGCAAATATTATCTCTACTTCCCAACCGACCAAGACCACATCGGAGTGGCAGTGGGAAACACCCCTGTAGGCCCTTTTGAGGATGCACTCGGCAAGCCGCTCATCAGCCGCACAAGCCTGGGAGTCGTTGCTCCGCGCGACTATATCGACCCCGCAGCATTCATCGACGACGACGGCACACCGTATCTGTTCGTCGGACAAAACGCTCTGAACATCATCCGCCTGAACGAAGACATGATTTCGTATGAGGGAGAGCCGGTCATCTTGGACAACGAAAAGCAACTCCCCTACTTCTTTGAAGCCATCTGGATGCACAAATACAAAGGAAAATATTATCTTTCCTACTCCACCGGACCTCACATCGAAGGGAAAGCACCCCAGATTGGTTATGCCATGGCAGACAACATCATGGGACCTTATGAATATAAAGGCATCATCCTGGAACCTGTGAGCAGCGGCACGAACCACCACTCCATTGTGAAATACAAAGGACAGTGGTACCTGTTCTACCACACTTCCCAACTTGCCTTGGAGAATATCCCCGCCGATTCTCCGGATAGAGAGTTTATCCAATGGCGACGTTCGGTATGCGCAGCACCTCTACACTACAATGAAGACGGCACGATTCAGCCCGTCACAGTAGTCGAATAA